In Lagopus muta isolate bLagMut1 chromosome 32, bLagMut1 primary, whole genome shotgun sequence, the following proteins share a genomic window:
- the LOC125686126 gene encoding olfactory receptor 14A16-like: MPNSSSISQFLLLALADTRQLQLLHFWLLLGIYLAALLGNGLISTAVACHHRLHTPMYFFLLNLALLDLGCISTTLPKAMANALWDNRHISYSGCAAQVFFFLFLFSAEYCILTIMSYDRYVAICKPLHYGTLMDRRSCATMTAAAWGTMILYSLLHTANTFSLPLCHGNAVDQFFCEIPQILKLSCSKSYLKEFGLIVFCVPLELGCFVFIVVSYVQIFRAVLKMPSEQGRHKAFSTCLPHLAVVSLFLSTGMVAYLKPLSISSPSLQLVVSFLYSVVPPAVNPLIYSMRNQELRDALWKLVNKCVSKAVSCLSFSKNCNADFN, from the coding sequence ATGcccaacagcagctccatcagccagttcctcctCCTGGCGTTGGCAGACAcgcggcagctgcagctcctgcacttctggctcttgctgggcatctacctggctgccctcctgggcaacggcctcatcagcacagccgTAGCCTGCCACCACCGCCTGCACACCCCCatgtacttcttcctcctcaacctCGCCCTCCTCgacctgggctgcatctccacCACTCTCCCCAAAGCCATGGCCAATGCCCTCTGGGACAACAGGCACATCTCCTACTCAGGATGTGCTGCAcaggtctttttctttttgtttttgttttcagcagagtATTGCATTCTCACCATCATGTCCTATGACCGCTACGTTGCCATCTGCAAGCCCCTGCACTACGGGACCTTGATGGACAGGAGATCTTGTGCCACCAtgacagcagctgcctggggcacTATGATTCTCTATtccctgctgcacactgccaaTACATTTTCACTGCCTCTCTGCCATGGCAATGCTGTGGAtcagttcttctgtgaaatcCCCCAGATCCTCAAGCTCTCCTGCTCAAAATCCTACCTCAAGGAATTTGGGCTTATTGTATTTTGCGTCCCCTTGGAGCTTGGTTGCTTTGTATTCATTGTTGTGTCCTATGTGCAGATCTTCAGGGCCGTGCTGAAGATGCCCTCTGAGCAGGGACGGCACAAAGCCTTCTCCACGTGCCTCCCTCACCTGGCTGTGGTCTCCCTGTTTCTCAGCACTGGAATGGTTGCCTATTTGAAGCCActctccatctcctccccaTCCTTGCAACTGGTGGTGTCATTTCTGTACTCGGTGGTGCCTCCAGCAGTGAACCCCCTCATCTACAGCATGAGGAACCAGGAGCTCAGAGATGCTCTGTGGAAACTGGTGAACAAATGTGTTTCGAAAGCAGTGAGCTGCCTATCTTTTTCTAAGAATTGTAATGCAGATTTTAACTGA
- the LOC125686127 gene encoding olfactory receptor 14J1-like, translating into MSNITEFLLLALADTRQLQLLHFWLLLGIYLAALLGNGLISTAVACHHRLHTPMYFFLLNLALLDLGCISTTLPKAMANALWDNRHISYSACVAQVFLFLFSAEYSILTIMSYDRYVAICKPLHYETLMDRRSCATMAAAAWGTGFLNSLLHTANIFSLPLCHGNAVDQFFCEIPHILKLSCSDFYLREIWLLLVSASLAFGCFVFILFSYVQIFMAVLAMPSKEIRHKAFSTCLPHLAVVSLFLSTGISANLRSPSLSFPSLDLVVSFLYSVVPPTLNPLIYSMRNQELKDALRKMMSWSHLSKDKLLICLYKGLTLRGQPWDQSSYTSISSMDDEIERSLSKFAYVTKLCGAVGTTERRAAIQRDLDRLEMWAQRNTMRFNKIKCQFLHLCQDNPREVVIRAVEGIVLFYSALTKTHLKYDVKILEKVQRKAMRAIRGLEDLS; encoded by the exons ATGTCCaacatcactgaattcctcctcCTGGCGTTGGCAGACAcgcggcagctgcagctcctgcacttctggctcttgctgggcatctacctggctgccctcctgggcaacggcctcatcagcacagccgTAGCCTGCCACCACCGCCTGCACACCCCCatgtacttcttcctcctcaacctCGCCCTCCTCgacctgggctgcatctccacCACTCTCCCCAAAGCCATGGCCAATGCCCTCTGGGACAACAGGCACATCTCCTATTCAGCATGTGTTGCACaggtctttttgtttttgttctcagcAGAGTATTCCATTCTCACCATCATGTCCTATGACCGCTATGTTGCCATCTGCAAGCCCCTGCACTACGAGACCTTGATGGACAGGAGATCTTGTGccaccatggcagcagctgcctggggcacTGGTTTCCTTAATTCCCTGCTGCATACTGCCAATATATTTTCACTGCCTCTCTGCCATGGCAATGCTGTGGAtcagttcttctgtgaaatcCCCCACATCCTCAAGCTCTCCTGCTCAGATTTCTACCTCAGAGAAATATGGCTTCTTTTGGTCAGTGCCTCTTTAGCATTTGGatgctttgttttcatccttttctccTATGTGCAGATCTTCATGGCTGTGCTGGCAATGCCCTCCAAGGAGATACGGCACAAAGCCTTCTCCACGTGCCTCCCTCACCTGGCTGTGGTGTCCCTCTTTCTCAGCACTGGTATATCTGCCAATCTGAGGTCCccatctctttccttcccatCCCTGGATCTGGTGGTTTCATTTCTGTACTCAGTGGTGCCTCCAACACTGAACCCCCTCATCTACAGCATGAGGAACCAGGAGCTCAAGGATGCTCTGAGGAAAATGATGTCATGGTCACATTTGAGCAAGGATAAACTTCTTATCTGTCTCTATAAAGGACTCACA CTCAG GGGTCAGCCTTGGGACCAGAGCTCTTACACGTCTATCAGTAGCATGGATGATGAGATAGAGCGCTCCCTTAGCAAGTTTGCTTATgtcaccaagctgtgtggtgcagttgGCACGACCGAACGAAgggctgccatccagagggacctggacaggcttgaaatgTGGGCCCAAAGAAACAccatgaggttcaacaagatcAAATGCCAGTTTTTGCACTTGTGTCAGGACAATCCCAG agagGTGGTCATCAGAGCAGTGGAGGGCATTGTCCTTTTCTACTCAGCCCTCACAAAGACCCATCTGAAGTATGATGTAAAGATtttggagaaggtccagaggaaAGCCATGAGGgcaatcagagggctggaggacCTCTCCTag
- the LOC125686178 gene encoding olfactory receptor 14C36-like, which yields MPNSSSISEFLLLALADTRQLQLLHFWLLLGIYLAALLGNGLISTAVACHHRLHTPMYFFLLNLALLDLGCISTTLPKAMANALWDTRHISYAGCVAQTFLFVFFISAEYSLLTIMSYDRYVAICKPLHYGTLMDSRACATMAAAAWGTGLLHALLHTASTFSIPLCQHNAIDQFFCEVAHILKLSCSESDYLRETVNVYFSLCLIFGCFVFIVVSYVQIFRVVLKMPSEQERHKAFSTCLPHLAVVSLLVSTLLFAYLKPQSLSSPSLDLVVSFLYSVIPPTVNPFIYAVRNQKLRDALRKLWEIPSCSRKY from the coding sequence acagcagctccatcagcgAGTTCCTCCTCCTGGCGTTGGCAGACAcgcggcagctgcagctcctgcacttctggctcttgctgggcatctacctggctgccctcctgggcaacggcctcatcagcacagccgTAGCCTGCCACCACCGCCTGCACACCCCCatgtacttcttcctcctcaacctCGCCCTCCTCgacctgggctgcatctccacCACTCTCCCCAAAGCCATGGCCAATGCCCTCTGGGACACCAGGCACATCTCCTATGCTGGATGTGTTGCgcaaacatttctgtttgtctttttcatttcagcagagtACTCTCTTCTCACCATCATGTCCTATGACCGCTATGTTGCCATCTGCAAGCCCCTGCACTATGGGACCTTGATGGACAGCAGAGCTTGTGccaccatggcagcagctgcctggggcacTGGGCTTCTCCAtgctctgctgcacactgccagtACATTTTCAATACCACTTTGCCAACACAATGCCATTGACCAGTTCTTCTGTGAAGTAGCCCATATCCTCAAGCTCTCCTGCTCAGAATCAGACTACCTCAGGGAAACTGTGAATGTCTATTTTAGTCTTTGTTTAATCTTTGGTTGTTTTGTATTCATTGTTGTGTCCTATGTGCAGATCTTCAGGGTTGTGCTGAAGATGCCCTCTGAGCAGGAACGGCACAAAGCCTTCTCCACGTGCCTCCCTCACCTGGCTGTGGTCTCCCTGTTAGTCAGCACTCTCTTGTTTGCCTACCTGAAGCCACAGTCCCTTTCTTCCCCATCTCTGGACCTGGTGGTGTCATTTCTGTACTCAGTGATACCTCCCACAGTGAATCCTTTCATCTATGCTGTGAGGAACCAGAAGCTCAGGGATGCCCTGAGAAAACTTTGGGAAATTCCCAGCTGTAGCAGAAAATATTAG